In Serratia liquefaciens ATCC 27592, the genomic stretch ACTCCGGAAAGTAGTGTTAATTACTATCTATTAGTATTTTCATTTGTCGGCAATGCGTCAAGCCCCTGTACGAAATTCAGTCAATAAAAAAGGGCGCCTGAGCGCCCTTCTAATTCTGGGTGATGCCAGCCCGCTACTTGGCGGTGCCTTCCATCCCCACCAGCCCCACTTTCAGGTAGCCGGCTTTACGCAGCGTATCCATTACGCTCATCAGCGTTTCGTAGTCCACACTCTTATCCGCCTGGAAGAAGATGGTGGTCTCTTTGTTCGCCTGCGTCCGTTGATCCAGCACCGACGTCAGTTGATCTGCACTGACGGCCTGCTCACCAACGTAGAGCTGTTTGTCCGCTTTCACCGACAGGAACACCGGCTTTTCCGGACGCGGCTGAGGTTTGGCGGAGGACGCCGGGAGATCGACACGGATATCTACCGTTGCCAGCGGCGCGGCCACCATAAAGATGATCAACAGCACCAGCATGACGTCGATAAACGGCGTCACGTTGATTTCATGCAGTTCGCCGCTGTCGTCCAGATCTTCATTTAAGCGCATCGCCATAACTCACCCCACCCGCAGTTGGTGTGAATGCTGTGAACGTTTGGCTTCCGCCGTGGCGGCCAGATCCAAATCACGGCCCAGCAGCAGTAGAACCTGTGCCGCTACGTCGCCAACCTGAGCGCGGTGACCACTGATCACACGGGCAAAGATGTTATAAATCACCACCGCAGGAATAGCGGCGACCAGGCCCAGCGCAGTAGCCAGCAGCGCTTCTGCGATGCCGGGCGCAACCACGGCCAGGTTGGTGGTTTGTGAGTGTGCGATGCCGATAAAGCTGTTCATGATGCCCCAAACGGTACCGAACAGACCGACAAACGGCGAAATGGCACCGATGGTCGCCAGGAAGCCATTGCCGCGTCCCATGTTACGGCTGTAGCCCGCAACGCGACGCTCCAGACGGAAACCGGTACGTTCCTTGATGCCGTTGTTGTCGTTGGATGCCGCCGACAGCTCCAGTTCGTTTTGCGCATCGTTCAGCAACACGGAGCTGATGCTTTCGTCCGAGAAGCTCTGCGCCAGTTCGGACGCTTCGTCCAGCGAGCGTACGTTGGCCAACGCCAGCTGTTCACGGCGCAGACGGCGCTTGGCGCGGAACAGTTCGCTGCCCTTGGAGAACAGGATGGTCCAGGTGACGATAGACGCCAGCACCAGGCCGATCATCACGATTTTCACCACGATGTCCGCATGCTGGTACATACCCCAGACGGACAGGTCCATACCGCGGGTTTCCGGCGGCTGGATGGTCGGTTGCGGGTTGACCGGAGTGAGGGTTTCAGGCGCTGCCGCGGCAGGCGCGCTGGCTGCCGGAGCCACGCTTTCGGTAACGGCCGGATTAGTCGCCGGTGCCGCATGAGCACTGCCGGCCAGACCTGCCACCAATACCATTGAAGCTAACAGACCACGGCCGAACGCCTGGCCCCATTGCGCCCGGCCCTGACCGAACGATCCTTGATTTAAATTCTTGCCAGCCGTTTTCACGCTGTGCCTCCACCCGTTACCGATCAAAATTGAGGAATAATTCAGCGTGCGATCATATCAAACCAATCAGGGATTGATAGTAGTTCTCATTATTATTTACCAAATAATCGGGAAAATTACTCCTGCGGCGCACTTATGGCTCCCTGGCGAACCCATTCGCCGCCTGTTCGGGCCTATATGCACCCTTTATAGGGCTATTTCGTCACTTTTACCGCACAGGGCTGCAACAAAGACAGGGGATTTGTCGCATTTTACTGTTACATCCCAGACTCACCGATAAACCCACTTGGTTATCGCCGTCAGGCAGAAGGATGGCATGCGAGAGCACGATTGGGCAGAAGATTATAGCCGTTTCTACATTTGGATGTTAAAACGTCTGGATGGCTATAAGGCGTCATGCTAACGTAAGGGCTATTGCAAATGGCCCGTGAAGATCAAGCAAAGGTGAGCCCGCTCCTATGACGTCTAAAAACATCGAAACTACCCTGATTGGCGCCGGGCGCAGCAAGCGCTATACCCAGGGCTCCGTCAACCCCGTCACCCAACGCGCTTCTTCATTGGTATTTGACTCCGTGGCGGCCAAAAAAGAGGCTACCGCCAAACGTGCTCATGGCGAGCTGTTTTACGGCCGACGCGGCA encodes the following:
- the exbD gene encoding TonB system transport protein ExbD codes for the protein MAMRLNEDLDDSGELHEINVTPFIDVMLVLLIIFMVAAPLATVDIRVDLPASSAKPQPRPEKPVFLSVKADKQLYVGEQAVSADQLTSVLDQRTQANKETTIFFQADKSVDYETLMSVMDTLRKAGYLKVGLVGMEGTAK
- the exbB gene encoding tol-pal system-associated acyl-CoA thioesterase; this translates as MKTAGKNLNQGSFGQGRAQWGQAFGRGLLASMVLVAGLAGSAHAAPATNPAVTESVAPAASAPAAAAPETLTPVNPQPTIQPPETRGMDLSVWGMYQHADIVVKIVMIGLVLASIVTWTILFSKGSELFRAKRRLRREQLALANVRSLDEASELAQSFSDESISSVLLNDAQNELELSAASNDNNGIKERTGFRLERRVAGYSRNMGRGNGFLATIGAISPFVGLFGTVWGIMNSFIGIAHSQTTNLAVVAPGIAEALLATALGLVAAIPAVVIYNIFARVISGHRAQVGDVAAQVLLLLGRDLDLAATAEAKRSQHSHQLRVG